The following are encoded together in the Diachasmimorpha longicaudata isolate KC_UGA_2023 chromosome 3, iyDiaLong2, whole genome shotgun sequence genome:
- the LOC135160916 gene encoding transcription factor IIIA-like isoform X1 — protein sequence MGQFQKEEVEEEVLTAEDERLSEPKSELQVSKKQKAKLHKCSYEGCSLSYSKLSHLERHLRGHVGEKPWKCNFPQCDKAYTTSFSLRKHQAAHENFSRPFSCTESLSPERVSLPRQPRRIHKCTYEGCDATFKKRDRLEGHIRQHKGERPFKCSVENCDKAYATNSHLKRHVLSHTSVSTTLICEICSLTLSNRQNLNRHHKRVHMSNRLYCEECNQTFRKKTNFAEHMALIHTDDLITCDKCPRKFKTSLLLSKHYRTHMKSYPCDRTDCKRIFTKFIELRRHRQNDHVNEYKCPKCEKTFLSRSHVKLHSRVHSSTLIPCPYEMCYRAYSYQSNLDSHIRTSHLNLNIYCDVCKLGFATKGNVRRHIQTVHMCKVKTKTERKVRKKRRDAGRAKKSMVSKLCGINLSVTDEKTLLTRIPRVGLTNDTFSSPTSKSGDEQQLIK from the exons ATGGGACAGTTCCAGAAGGAAGAGGTGGAGGAGGAGGTTTTAACGGCTGAGGACGAGAGGTTATCTGAACCAAAATCTGAATTGCAAGTTTCGAAGAAACAGAAAGCTAAACTGCATAAATGTAGTTATGAGGGATGTAGTTTAAGCTATAGTAAACTTTCACACCTGGAGAGACATCTTCGAGGCCATGTTGGAGAG AAACCCTGGAAGTGCAATTTTCCTCAGTGTGACAAGGCTTATACAACATCATTTAGTTTAAGGAAACATCAAGCAGctcatgaaaatttctctcgtcCATTCAG TTGTACAGAAAGCCTCAGCCCTGAGAGGGTTAGTCTTCCGAGACAACCAAGACGTATTCATAAATGTACTTATGAAGGATGTGATGCTACTTTCAAAAAACGTGACAGGCTTGAGGGGCACATCAGACAGCACAAGGGAGAG AGACCTTTCAAATGCTCAGTTGAAAATTGCGACAAGGCCTACGCGACAAACTCACATTTGAAGAGACATGTGTTGAGCCACACGTCAGTCTCTACAACACTTAT CTGTGAGATCTGCTCATTAACTCTGAGTAATCGTCAAAATTTAAACAGACACCACAAGAGAGTGCACATGAGTAACAGACTCTACTGTGAAGAATGTAACCAAACATTTCGAAAGAAAACAAATTTCGCTGAACACATGGCTCTCATTCACACCGACGATTTGATCACCTGCGATAAGTGTCCTAGGAAGTTTAAGACATCTCTTCTGCTGTCTAAACACTATCGAACTCATATGAAATCGTATCCTTGTGATCGAACTGACTGCAAACGAATATTTACCAAATTCATTGAGTTGAGAAGGCACAGGCAGAATGATCATGTAAATG AATACAAATGCCCCAAATGTGAAAAAACTTTTCTATCCAGATCCCATGTGAAACTTCACTCACGTGTGCACTCGAGCACTTTAATTCCCTGTCCCTATGAGATGTGCTACAGAGCATACAGTTATCAGAGTAATCTCGATTCTCACATACGTACAAGTCACTTGAATCTTAACATCTACTGTGACGTTTGTAAGCTTGGATTTGCAACCAAGGGTAATGTTAGAAGACACATACAAACGGTTCACATGTGCAAAGTTAAGACTAAGACTGAAAGGAAAGTGAGAAAGAAGAGGAGAGACGCTGGAAGGGCCAAGAAGAGTATGGTTAGTAAATTATGTGGGATAAATCTATCGGTCACGGACGAGAAAACTTTGCTCACACGAATCCCCAGGGTAGGCTTGACAAACGATACTTTTTCATCTCCTACTTCGAAATCTGGGGATGAACAGCAACTCATTAAGTAA
- the LOC135160916 gene encoding zinc finger protein 28-like isoform X2, with the protein MGQFQKEEVEEEVLTAEDERLSEPKSELQVSKKQKAKLHKCSYEGCSLSYSKLSHLERHLRGHVGEKPWKCNFPQCDKAYTTSFSLRKHQAAHENFSRPFSCTESLSPERVSLPRQPRRIHKCTYEGCDATFKKRDRLEGHIRQHKGERPFKCSVENCDKAYATNSHLKRHVLSHTSVSTTLICEICSLTLSNRQNLNRHHKRVHMSNRLYCEECNQTFRKKTNFAEHMALIHTDDLITCDKCPRKFKTSLLLSKHYRTHMKSYPCDRTDCKRIFTKFIELRRHRQNDHNTNAPNVKKLFYPDPM; encoded by the exons ATGGGACAGTTCCAGAAGGAAGAGGTGGAGGAGGAGGTTTTAACGGCTGAGGACGAGAGGTTATCTGAACCAAAATCTGAATTGCAAGTTTCGAAGAAACAGAAAGCTAAACTGCATAAATGTAGTTATGAGGGATGTAGTTTAAGCTATAGTAAACTTTCACACCTGGAGAGACATCTTCGAGGCCATGTTGGAGAG AAACCCTGGAAGTGCAATTTTCCTCAGTGTGACAAGGCTTATACAACATCATTTAGTTTAAGGAAACATCAAGCAGctcatgaaaatttctctcgtcCATTCAG TTGTACAGAAAGCCTCAGCCCTGAGAGGGTTAGTCTTCCGAGACAACCAAGACGTATTCATAAATGTACTTATGAAGGATGTGATGCTACTTTCAAAAAACGTGACAGGCTTGAGGGGCACATCAGACAGCACAAGGGAGAG AGACCTTTCAAATGCTCAGTTGAAAATTGCGACAAGGCCTACGCGACAAACTCACATTTGAAGAGACATGTGTTGAGCCACACGTCAGTCTCTACAACACTTAT CTGTGAGATCTGCTCATTAACTCTGAGTAATCGTCAAAATTTAAACAGACACCACAAGAGAGTGCACATGAGTAACAGACTCTACTGTGAAGAATGTAACCAAACATTTCGAAAGAAAACAAATTTCGCTGAACACATGGCTCTCATTCACACCGACGATTTGATCACCTGCGATAAGTGTCCTAGGAAGTTTAAGACATCTCTTCTGCTGTCTAAACACTATCGAACTCATATGAAATCGTATCCTTGTGATCGAACTGACTGCAAACGAATATTTACCAAATTCATTGAGTTGAGAAGGCACAGGCAGAATGATCAT AATACAAATGCCCCAAATGTGAAAAAACTTTTCTATCCAGATCCCATGTGA
- the LOC135160921 gene encoding glycerol-3-phosphate phosphatase-like produces the protein MILRNFSKFLGRSWSCEQDMAGMNLKTLGREKIEEIVNSFETILTDCDGVLWFQNNPIANAAKTMNAFHNTGKKIFYVTNNSTKTREEFAEKAENLGFIASPDSIVCTSYLAAKYLQDINFNKKVYTIGSSGVAKELDKVGISYCGVGPDPINEKLSYEELFPTPDPDVGAVLVGFDLQFNYMKMLKAASYLNNKDTLFIGTNTDERFPASETLVVPGTGSIVRTIETCSEREAIIMGKPAPYAAVMLQNKYKIDPKRTLMIGDRASTDILFGKRSGFKTLLVLSGASTTSDIDNWKKSKDPKDKELIPDYYTDTIGDLLPYIKNLNN, from the exons ATGatattgagaaatttttcaaaatttttggggAGAAGTTGGAGTTGTGAACAA GATATGGCAGGGATGAATCTGAAGACACTCGGAAGGGAGAAAATCGAGGAAATAGTCAATTCGTTCGAGACTATTTTGACAGACTGTgatg GAGTTCTGTGGTTTCAGAACAATCCAATTGCCAATGCAGCGAAGACAATGAATGCATTTCACAATACTGGGAAGAAAATATTCTACGTAACAAATAATAGTACTAAAACCCGAGAGGAGTTCGCTGAAAAGGCTGAAAATTTAGGTTTTATTGCAAGCCCCGATAGCATTGTTTGTACATCATACTTAGCTGCTAAGTATCTACaggatattaattttaataagaaGGTGTACACAATAGGCTCATCAG GCGTCGCGAAGGAGTTGGATAAAGTTGGAATCTCTTATTGTGGCGTGGGACCTGATCCAATCAACGAGAAACTCAGCTACGAGGAGCTTTTTCCCACTCCAGACCCAGATGTTGGAGCTGTTCTCGTTGGATTTGACCTGCAGTTCAACTATATGAAAATGCTGAAGGCAGCGAGCTACCTCAATAACAAGGATACTCTGTTCATCGGGACAAATACTGATGAAAGATTCCCAGCATCGGAGACACTAGTCGTACCAG GTACTGGGAGCATAGTGCGAACTATCGAGACGTGTTCGGAACGTGAAGCAATAATTATGGGAAAACCAGCTCCCTATGCTGCTGTGATGTTGCAGAACAAATATAAAATAGACCCAAAACGTACACTAATGATCGGTGATCGTGCTAGTACCGATATTCTATTTGGTAAAAGATCGGGATTTAAAACTCTCCTCGTTCTATCTGGTGCCTCAACCACCAGTGACATcgataattggaaaaaatccaaagaCCCAAAGGACAAAGAATTAATTCCCGATTACTACACTGACACAATCGGTGATCTACTACCctacataaaaaatttaaataattaa
- the LOC135160923 gene encoding uncharacterized protein LOC135160923 — MVGTRTLLFLGVYLVVSCATSDGTGDGGAGNLGAGPPDTEKRKSLVHDEPSEALKTVAEGVRVSSDELITSLNGKLPVERDAEPSVHPRKSVKSSISPRKGVDPVYPTEQPITPVSIPESKTIKLETSEDIQNKTSTSSTTERTPYDIDLMKSIEKNETKIVKATEKITDKNFKPKPTVTMAGANDVVDVKPSLGVPTKIPPLGMSSKIDYVVPVIITILVLPLFVLFVIFLYRNGRECWEKRHYRRMDFLIDGMYNE, encoded by the exons ATGGTTGGGACGAGGACATTGTTGTTTCTGGGAGTTTACTTGGTCGTGAGCTGTGCAACAAGTGATGGGACTGGGGATGGAGGTGCTGGGAATCTTGGTGCTGGTCCACCGGACACCGAAAAACGG AAGAGTCTCGTTCATGACGAACCCAGTGAAGCACTGAAGACGGTGGCTGAGGGTGTGAGGGTCTCATCAGACGAGTTAATCACAAGcctaaatggaaaattaccaGTTGAACGCGATGCAGAGCCGTCTGTCCACCCCCGGAAGAGCGTTAAGAGCTCGATTTCCCCGAGAAAAGGCGTGGATCCAGTTTATCCCACCGAACAACCCATTACACCCGTCAGTATTCCAGAATCCAAGACGATTAAGCTCGAGACATCAGAAGATATTCAGAATAAAACATCAACGAGTTCAACAACAGAGAGAACTCCATACGACATTGATTTAATGaagtcaattgaaaaaaatgagactaAAATTGTAAAAGCAACGGAAAAGATAACAGACAAAAATTTCAAGCCTAAACCCACGGTGACAATGGCCGGAGCTAACGATGTCGTAGATGTCAAACCGAGTCTAGGAGTTCCCACTAAAATTCCACCACTTGGAATGTCATCGAAAATTGATTACGTGGTGCCTGTTATAATAACAATACTCGTATTACCATTGTTCGTTCtatttgtgatatttttgtaCAGAAATGGTAGAGAGTGCTGGGAAAAAAGGCACTACAGGAGAATGGACTTTCTCATTGATGGAATGtacaatgaataa
- the LOC135160918 gene encoding WD repeat-containing protein 55 homolog, which produces MVIYNSVFQEGRNEMIEDSEDSDDTSDVSMSSDSDNSDSGSEDEDPTAFGREYNDDDEDDLVLAIENSRKLHREHPPAIPTEEFVVNVCFHPEEEIIALANVEGDILLYKYDNEGNTLIKTIEVHEKACRDVQFSGKGNTIFSVSKDKSVAVTDVASGKLKRIYEKAHECPIYTTTIVNENVFATGDDDGAIKIWDLRQRGPNPILSVKENGDYISSMITNNDGKYLVCASGDGVLTTLNIPARKLHVQSEEYDDEFTSLGLFKDNSKILTASNTGKMYVFNWGEFGFHSDEFPNSTKKAINCIIPITDNIVITGGEDGLLRAYSLFPHRRLGIVGQHDYSIETLDISNDGTLIASSSHDNIVKFWNVKYFETLNVEEPVKGGKQKQMKHNLPSSKVNNAADFFADLE; this is translated from the exons ATGGTGATTTACAATTCTGTGTTCCAAGAAGGAAGAAACGAGATGATCGAGGACAGTGAAGACAGCGATGATACGTCGGACGTCAGTATGTCCAGTGACTCTGACAATTCTGATTCAGGAAGTGAGGATGAGGATCCAACGGCTTTTGGAAGGGAATACAATGACGACGATGAAGACGATTTGGTTCTGGCTATTGAAAACTCGAGGAAACTTCACAGAGAGCATCCCCCGGCTATTCCCACCGAGGAATTTGTCGTTAATGTTTGCTTTCACCCTGAGGAGGAGATCATTGCCCTCGCTAATGTTGAGGGAGATATTCTGCTGTATAAGTATGATAATGAGGGCAATACCTTGATAAAGACGATTGAGGTGCACGAAAAGGCTTGCAGAGATGTTCAGTTCAGTGGAAAAGGGAACACTATATTCTCGGTTAGCAAGGACAAGTCGGTGGCTGTTACGGATGTGGCCAGTGGGAAACTCAAACGAATCTATGAGAAAGCTCATGA GTGCCCTATTTATACCACCACGATCGTCAACGAGAATGTTTTTGCCACTGGAGATGATGATGGAGCAATAAAAA TTTGGGATTTGAGGCAACGTGGGCCAAACCCTATCCTCTCCGTGAAAGAAAATGGAGACTACATAAGTTCGATGATAACAAATAacgatggaaaatatttggtTTGCGCCAGTGGTGATGGTGTGTTAACAACCCTCAATATTCCGGCTAGAAAGTTACACGTTCAATCTGAAGAGTACGATGATGAATTCACGTCCCTCGGGTTGTTCAAGGATAACAGCAAAATTTTAACGGCTAGTAACACGGGCAAGATGTACGTCTTCAATTGGGGAGAATTTGGCTTCCACTCCGACGAATTTCCCAATTCAACAAAGAAGGCTATCAATTGTATTATTCCAATCACTGATAATATTGTCATTACCGGCGGAGAAGATGGATTGTTGAG AGCTTACAGTTTATTTCCACACAGAAGACTTGGCATTGTTGGTCAACACGATTACTCCATAGAAACCCTGGATATTTCGAACGATGGAACGTTAATTGCCTCATCCTCTCATGACAACATTGTGAAATTCTGGAATGTTAAATACTTCGAGACGCTGAACGTGGAGGAACCAGTCAAAGGAGGAAAACAAAAACAGATGAAGCATAATCTACCGAGCAGCAAAGTCAATAATGCTGCTGACTTCTTCGCAGACTTAGAATAA
- the LOC135160922 gene encoding large ribosomal subunit protein bL21m — MAGIARLSSLFGALNCGSKRIFNGALLNSSTPEKTKQLLTPLAAGYKTYLPWMPRPRPQPLQEPEVTPEEEKLIDAITQKINNQLETGNTSRLFAIVQIAGKQFKVTESDLIIIQGYWPPSPGDQLKLEKVLLVGGTDFTLVGRPLVNRELASVDATVIEKTMSHTKTEFRMRKRKQYRRIHFRRVQHTILRINSININRAIDKKPEVEGLDRIF, encoded by the exons ATGGCAGGCATTGCTAGGTTATCAAGTTTATTTGGAGCTTTAAATTGTGGATCGAAGAGGATTTTCAATGGAGCTCTTCTTAATTCATCAACTCCAG agaaaACGAAGCAATTGTTGACACCGTTGGCAGCTGGTTATAAAACTTATTTGCCATGGATGCCCCGACCTCGGCCACAGCCGCTTCAGGAGCCGGAGGTCACTCCAGAGGAGGAAAAGTTGATAGACG CAATAAcacaaaaaatcaataatcagCTGGAGACCGGGAACACGAGTCGATTATTCGCAATTGTCCAAATTGCTGGGAAGCAATTCAAAGTCACTGAAAGTGATTTAATAATAATCCAAGGGTACTGGCCTCCCAGTCCTGGAGATCAGTTGAAACTTGAGAAAGTCCTTCTCGTTGGTGGGACCGATTTCACTCTCGTTGGGAGACCACTTGTGAATCGAGAATTGGCGAGTGTCGATGCCACTGTCATTGAGAAAACTATGTCACATACGAAAACAGAGTTTAGAATGAGAAAGAGAAAGCAGTATCGCCGTATTCATT ttcgAAGAGTGCAGCACACAATCTTGAGGATAAACTCTATAAACATCAACAGAGCAATTGACAAAAAACCAGAGGTGGAAGGATTGGATAGaatattttga